Below is a window of Neodiprion virginianus isolate iyNeoVirg1 chromosome 4, iyNeoVirg1.1, whole genome shotgun sequence DNA.
CCGTTTGTCGTTAGTCCGTCTATCTCACGATTCTCCTGCCACTTTGTCGCCTTCTCCTGGGGTGTGCAACGAATGGAGAAAACCGTAGACCAGTTATTAAGGTTGGGGGAGGGCGGGTTGGAGGGGGGGAGCCGGAGAAGGAGCCTAATTACGGACACATTAATGCTCCAACTGGTTCGGGTGTGAACCTACCCctagaaatatatttctcgAACTGTCGAATCCAGCGGCGTATATCCTCGCGGTTCGCGGGTCCGTCCGATCGGCAAGAATTCTACAAGCGAACCTGCTGATTGTGCTCTGGGCTACGCGACCCTCGCTGCTCGGGGCCGATCCGCCCTCTGCACCACCTGGACAAGTGTCCATTACTACGAAGTCTATCGGCGTCTCGGAGGACCTGCCTATCTGTAGTGTTAGAGGAGAATAAGTTATGTAGTTACAGTACCGCTGTACACCTATTTCTTGTATAATAAAGTGGTTTGCGTGCATTTCACGTTACGATTATAATACCTATAGCtaaaattgttgaacaaaCTCTCACCTGAAACATATCCGTATCCTCGTCCTCGTTATACTCAACAATGACGGCCTGTGTCCTGGTCAGCGTGTACGATATCGAATGCTGGGTTGTGTCGAGTATGGCCTTTGAACTGTGCGGTGTTTTAACAACGTAGTGTTTGCTCCGCTTAACACCACTCGCCGTCTGCCTTTTGACCAGAACAAATTTGCTGCGTCTACGGCCACGATCACCAGGTGGAAGAAATCCATTGTATCTGCGTTTAACAATTTCATACAATTTACAATGATGCACACGCGCATCCGCATACACAACAATCACCGTGATGCGCTTGGATTTTTCCGTTAGCAGTGTGCGGCACGTGTATGTTTTAGCCTACgttaaattcaacaattttcacctCGGGTTTGATTACTACAAAATTTTCGCTTTGGAGGATAAGCGATAGATAATTTCGATGGGGAGGAGGTAAAATCCGAAAGTTATCTAAAAATTCGGAATACCTCGCAAGCCTGACGGTGAGCTCTTGTTTATCGGTTATTTTACTTTCAACGGAAATATCCTCCGGGACATTTCAACGGGGCGATAAGCGGCTGCAGTGCAGCCTGAAACCCAAGTGGCCTATACAGACGATTGTTCGAAACTATATACAGCGAACCCGTATacgcgtgtgtatatatatatatatatatatatatatatatatatatatatatatatatctatgtatgtacatgtgcATGTATACATAAGGTGTAAGTTTCAGGGCACTGAGTTACCGCACTGCGACTTGGCGCCTAGCCAACCTGAGATTATAGATCCACCGACTTCGCCTACCGTTTGTTGCCGTTGCATTCCTGACATAAAGAACGCTCGAATAGCTAAACCGTATGCTATATACATTGTTTTTCGATAACTATGTACTACACGACAAGGAAAACCTATTTGTGATGAATTCTCGTCAcgttatgtatatataatgcgatcagtaaaaattttcgtctgaAATTCATCATCCGGTAGTGTCAATGtatcgtattttttaaataacggGGTTCAAGTTTGCAACGTCAATGTAAAACGATGCgtgtttaagaaaaattgttatttcgaAGACTACCATTATCTATATTTCATTATCGCTCGTAAAGAAAAACTTATGCAGCATAATTTGGAAACTCTGAGTCGTTCAAAgtcattataaaattaaaatacagcGATTTTTGTTACAGTATTTCTTTGCGTCAATGTTACTAATTTCAGGCCCATTttaaatataggtataatttcCTCTTCGcattatttattgtatatgtatatgtatatgaagcTGAAGCTGGTAGCCAGAGTTAGCAACCAAacatgttaaaatttttggaaatagaaaaggGCAGTACAGTTTCATCTTCACAATTCTGTAAAAGTATTTGCGGTTCAAGGTATTTCACAAAACTTGgattttctgattttattgGGTACATTATTCGAATGAACATTAGAACGTTTTACTGCTaattttgctattttttttttttttttaacatagCTTAGAAAGGTCATCTTTTCCCAGAATCGTTCTTTTAACCCGAGCAAACTTTTTAGGGGTTGCCGATAATACCTTGTAATTCCAACTTACCCAAGAATGACGAGTTCTCCGTACTTTACGGGTGGCTTGGCTTTGTCGTGATGATGCTGCCCGTGGTGACCGTGGCCGTGGGCATGAGAATGTGGATGGGGATGAGGGTGAGGATGGGACTGAGGGTGCGGATGATGATGGGGTTGGTGAGCGTGGCCGACATGGGGATGACTGTGTTTCAGGTGCGGACTGTGCGGTTGGCCAACTGCTTCGCCCTCTTCAACGAGAAGCGGGCTTTCGCTGCTTCCGCCATCCGATCTGAAACACAATTCGTGTAAATATGATACCCACGTACGATCGAGATTGCAAAACGTGTACGGTTAGTTGGATTCGTGCAATTACACATTCAGCCCTGCTCTTCGTCGTCCAGTGCATACAAGTATAGTacgcatacgtataatatcaCATTGTGCACATCGCTACACGATGACGCAATGCTTCCTGGCCTATATACGTCACTATATTAtacaaggaaagaaaaaacgacacGGACGCGTGTTAGCCTTCCGCGAACCGTGCaaactgtataataataacaagtgCAGCCAAGGATTTTTGCGCCGAAGAAATGCCGTATAAATCCGTTTACACCCTTCGGGTCAGTAAGCCGTAATGGAATTCTAATCGCATGTGAAGCCGCAggggagaaaagaaaatttactcGAGCCACTTGAACGTATTATACGCGCGAAGGACTCGTATTGTACATCATCATAACATAACACGAATAGCTATTTTAAAATGGTCTTCCAAGTTACGTCTTCCATTTCCTATACTAATGTCCAAAACAATTTGACATTCTCCGAGATTAGTGACTGATGTAaattgtatacctatatagtTACCATAATTGACGATCGTGAGGTGAACGATAATTTAACGAGCTTGAAAtcagtaacgttatcgtaacgaaataCCGAGGAAAAAATCAGTATAAGTTCTTAAtgttacaataattttcaaggaactaatatttcgaaatatgcATGtgcgttttgttttattacgattTACCGAATTTCAGATAATTCCAAAGTTGCGAAATGACGGTTCTCCCcgtttttcctcagcatgaatcgttacgataacgttactgaCTTCAATCCGACGAATTTCaatgaggatgaagttagtaagGTTACagtaacgatgcatgtttaggaaaaatcgttatctCGGATATTTATGATTgtatgaaatttaataaaccaTGATAAGCAAAACATACCTACTCGtatatttcgttacgttaacgctACTAACTTCGGCCTCGTGAATTTCTACGGTCTCTCCAAGGATTTACGGTCGACGGCGTGAGCCACGTGCGTTGCCGAAACACAGCCGCGAAAAACACCTGTTGACGCAGAACGAGGGCGAGGGTaaaaatataggtatacatttAAGAAGAACCTAAAATATAACACTGCGTACCATTGTATATTGTTCGTGAATGACGAGAGTCGGATCAACGGTGAAAAGTACCTTGTTGTgcgtgaaagaaaatatttccataTTGCACGAgcatgtaaaaatttatcatactgaagttagtaatgtTATCGTAAAGATTCAATCTGAGGAAAAAATCGTAACCATAATCAAACAAAATTAACAAGTGTCAAATAAAGAAATTAGTGATTTATTCGCCGATGTTTcattacgataacgttactaacttcaacgtCGTCAAAATTCTCGTTCGCATCAACTTGAGTGGAGGGAAAATAAGAATGGAAGGCGCTGATAATAAATGAAGTTGATCCATCATTGCGCAGATAGCCGTGAAATATAAaggaaaaatagtatattgtgtaacgAGGAAGCAAACTTGGTTCTTTCGGGCCAAGCGAAAGTTTTCAATATGAGTCGTAAGTGAGCCGAAGACAAATGttgcaaatacgcgaggcAAAAAGACAGTCGCCTCcttgttgcacacgattctCTATATCACGCGAgatgttacgcgttttttcacgaagtacgaaattgaggttagggtcgcgtgatgtcagatttgttcgcgacggcgcatgcgcggagtgcGGAAAATATCACTTTCAACACTCCCAGGATttaaaagtgattttttcagtactccgcgcatgcgcattcgcagaaTTACTCAAGCGTCATAAAAACGGGTACTTTCCTATACGAAAAACCGCGTAAATCATGCTCGCGttctataaaaatatatttaaatagaGACAAAGCCCTGCGCAGCGCGTTATTCGTATTATCATATAAGGTGTACTTATATCGGATCTGACGATGAGATGAGACGCGTCTGCGACTGCAGAACGACCACTATAATTAGCCGGGGTAACCGATGACCCGCATTTCCGCCCATTGCCGGGCAAACCGAGATAGATGAACGTACGGACGGACGGATCAGCGGGTGCACGGATAAGTGGACTTAAGATTTCAAACTCCGAGACGGTTTTCTCACGGCAAGAGGAATTAACTCAGATCGGTtataattttcgtaaatttttgtcacatcGTACAAAAAAAGATGATTTGAACAATGATACATACGTATGAGTATTTTGCTCCGAAAATATTCAAGTGCAATGTCCAAATTCTTTTTCCCGATTGTGAGTATATAAAGTATTACGCTGCAAAATGTGTAATGTTTGTACGACGTTTAAGAGCCGAAGTAAACGCGGTAAAGAAGCTACTCCCTCCGACTGCAGTTACAACGAGAAGCAAAGATTAATTCTTATCGTTAATGTTCGTTTCGGAGAAGTTTTGTTATTAACGTATCACGCGAGGAGAAATTCCCGATCCTCGATCCTGCGAAGAAGGaataattgtagaaataaCCCACAGCCACACGACACTTTCAAAGTACTTGTCGGGTtgctttaatttttatacggTTTCCTGGTACTGGATATGTGTGTAATACGTTCAACGAATAGGTTACAATATTCTTTCTACACCAATGTACAGTGTGATcgttttcgattgaaaaacaCGTGAGTATACATTAGGGTGATCCTTATTTAGGgtgatgatgattttttttagaccaccccccaaatcaactataaataattcaaaaacaatttcctaatgctttcagatttttatatcaattctaACCCGTGCCTGTAAATGGATGGATATCaccatttaaaatacacctGTTTCAGATACATTCTCAGCATATAATTTATTCTAAGAGTCACGATGTTCGAATCAATCTGCAATTACGAAGATTTAGTGAGTATTGTTGCTACtgtctgagaaaaaattcacatcatcataccaaCCAATCTCGACGAATTGCACACCCTAGAAATTtggctttttctttttatttatacgaaaCGCAATTGTCTATATTACCTGgtatgatgtgaattttttctcagatagtatCAATAATGCTCATTAGTGCCTCACATTCATggattttttcgaacattattactcttacagtaaaatatatactaagAATGTGTCCGAAACACGTCTATTTTAAATTGGGAAATCCTTCCTCTTACAGACACGGGTTACagttgatataaaaatctgaaaaaaattgtgcattgtttttgaattatttatagttgattTGGTGGGATGATCCGGAATAGATTCGTCAACATTCTAAATGAGGACCATCCTAGTATGCATACCTATATGCGTAACGGTATGCCGATCAGGTTCAATTACCGAAAACCCTCGCTGACAAGCAGCGCGAAGCTCGTCAAAAGTGGATTGCCAATCCACACGATACAAAACTAAACGCAACCCTTTTCATACGTATACACTTCTGTCAGCTGTGCATGAAAAGGGAAGAATTATATTTAGGCCTATTCGGTACTGCAGCGTTTCACGGCTCTGTAtatcgaaaaacaaaatcacgaggttgaagtttcTAACGTTACCCTAACGAAATGTTAAAGAGTGGGCGGGGGGGGGATCACTATTTTGCAAGTTTATATTGACTTTGAAGCAGtaaagttttcgaaatatgaaTATGATTCGTactgaaataacgattttttcgaaatgTAAATGATTACAATAACGTTTACTAACTTCAGCTCCATGCAAAGTTCACCTTCTGAACTCAGGACTTGTGCTAATGATAATCGACTGATTTACGCCGAACTTGCGGTTTGTTTCAGACGATCGGTTCTGCAAGTAAAATCGTACGTGCACAGAGCATGAAAACGCTCGTTCGCCCTTGAGAACAACTCGCTCGGaaacattcaaatatttacaaatctAACATTATATAGATAAAAGGTCGAGTCAGAGCATACTTCTTGTTGTTGGGCAAACAGACCCCGACCTTCATTGTCCTACAGTAATTCGGGTTCAAGGCATAATCGCAAATGAGTACGCAATTAATTACGAGCAAAGAACTAAAAGTTCCTGCAGTTTATCATGTTTAGGAGAAAAATCTCGTTACTTCGCAAATTTAggattatttaaaatttagtCATCCGTGATAAACCAAACATACTCATATATTTCGAAAAGTCTGGTCTTTGAAAGTCATTCGGCAATTGCgcgataatgatttttttccctgaTGTTctgttacgttaacgttactaacttcagccttgtgaaaaatcactattttgaaattttacagtCACTTTCAAAGCTGTCAAGTTTTTGAAGTAATAAcatatttattcttattatgGTTTACCGCAATTCAGATATATTTCTAAAATACTTCGAAACTTGAATCGTTAtattaacgttactaacttcagctgCACAACAATCATCAATTTATACTCCGTTTAGTTTCCCCCTCGATAGTTTgatggaacaaaaaatgaacagtACCGCAGTTACTTCTCAGtcgaacgatttttcttcacattaAATCCAACCAACGCCATTGAGTCTTTatcgcaaaaaatgaacaataaaAACCAACCTGGAGGCGGtgtacattattatacatttcgCGTTTGCAGCtttgtgacaaaaatttccttcGATGTATTCAAGATTTTAGGAATGTCGGGTagcgtaaaaatataaattgatcATGGCTACGCTGATGTACTTGTGTCAATATTGATGCTGTGCTTGCTCCCGTCTGCAAAATGCATGTGGAAAGCTATACGGAATAAACAAGACCTCAAAGCTTCgggaaaatatttaacaaGAACAGTGTATAAAGAACAAACGAATGctcttgaaaattaatttctttttaccaaCATACcccatttattttttcacattcaatGAATCGACACGTTCGATGATTCAGGAACCGGACGAATGACGTATGTAATGACTTTAGTGTTGAACTCTGTTTGAGTTTATGTTAGGTTATGTTTTTTGTTCTGTAATTACAGCAGCGGTGTGCGAAAAGTCGATGAGTGGATAGTTTGACGTTTGAAGGGTGAAAAGACGTGTCGAAACAAGTTAGGCGCAATCGAGACCGATACGCGCAACACAGACACGGCCTCAggaaatttcaatataaaaacTGTGATTGAAGTCAATGTAAGTATACGCACGTCGTGCATGACGTGCATGCAAAGTAGAAAGTGATTAATGAAAAGtattaatatattttcgtTACCTTATCACCATCGCAGGTTCCGCGTTTGAGCCAATTTTGCTGCCTCGTTCGGCACACGTAACGGGGGCCACTTTGATAACGTTTACGTTTGAAGAAAACTTGCACGAGTTCTTGAGGGAAACAAAAGGACAAAGATAGGATAGGGAGAGTGAAAGAGAATGGGTTACTGTGTGTGTGGTTGCGTACGTgggagagagtgagaaaggggggaagagagagagagagcgagaggaGAGAGCGAGAACGAGCAGGGTGGATGAACGGCGGGGAAGGGaagagagaaatgaaaacaatgcgattacacagaaaaaaaaaaactcggaTCGAGGACGACGAGTGTGATCCACTCGAGTTGTCAAACTGTAATCGAAGGTTGTTTTCACTGGATAAAATGGGCGGCGTTGGACTCTTCGGACGCCCTCAAACTGTCCTGATCCAtgatttcagaatttcaaGTCCAGCCACCGACGACGGCTCGACTCGGCGCACGAAACGGGGAGCGGGACACGGGTAATAGTCAGTCTGTCGGTAAACTCGTTGAAAACGTTCAATCTATGTACCTTCACTTGTTACTGGATCACCGTCACTTTGTGACACTCTTCAAGAATCGTACACTCTTATGGACGTGAGGTCCGTTCTGTGCCCGTGTGTAACACAACACGAGCTAGTGTTTTCATCGGGGATTAACAATCACGGGGCATGGCGACTGGTGCTGTAGTACCGTTCTACGCGATAGCAATATCTTCTCGGACAAACTCGGGACGCTCCGTGATCGGG
It encodes the following:
- the LOC124303390 gene encoding protein pellino isoform X1; protein product: MVIRSDGGSSESPLLVEEGEAVGQPHSPHLKHSHPHVGHAHQPHHHPHPQSHPHPHPHPHSHAHGHGHHGQHHHDKAKPPVKYGELVILGYNGFLPPGDRGRRRSKFVLVKRQTASGVKRSKHYVVKTPHSSKAILDTTQHSISYTLTRTQAVIVEYNEDEDTDMFQIGRSSETPIDFVVMDTCPGGAEGGSAPSSEGRVAQSTISRFACRILADRTDPRTARIYAAGFDSSRNIFLGEKATKWQENREIDGLTTNGVLIMHPRGQFCGGEAECGLWREVSVGGGVFSLRESRSAQQKGSVVEDENNELQDGTLIDLCGATLLWRSAEGLAKSPTKHDLEELVDAINAGRPQCPVGLNTLVIPRKAATDSAQQHQPYVYLKCGHVQGHHDWGQEKDKVTRRCPMCLVAGPIVKLCMGIEPAFYVDSGPPTYAFSPCGHMATEKTVKYWAHVAIPHGTNGFDAVCPFCAVPLEGTPGYVKLIFQDNVD
- the LOC124303390 gene encoding protein pellino isoform X2 codes for the protein MGSDGGSSESPLLVEEGEAVGQPHSPHLKHSHPHVGHAHQPHHHPHPQSHPHPHPHPHSHAHGHGHHGQHHHDKAKPPVKYGELVILGYNGFLPPGDRGRRRSKFVLVKRQTASGVKRSKHYVVKTPHSSKAILDTTQHSISYTLTRTQAVIVEYNEDEDTDMFQIGRSSETPIDFVVMDTCPGGAEGGSAPSSEGRVAQSTISRFACRILADRTDPRTARIYAAGFDSSRNIFLGEKATKWQENREIDGLTTNGVLIMHPRGQFCGGEAECGLWREVSVGGGVFSLRESRSAQQKGSVVEDENNELQDGTLIDLCGATLLWRSAEGLAKSPTKHDLEELVDAINAGRPQCPVGLNTLVIPRKAATDSAQQHQPYVYLKCGHVQGHHDWGQEKDKVTRRCPMCLVAGPIVKLCMGIEPAFYVDSGPPTYAFSPCGHMATEKTVKYWAHVAIPHGTNGFDAVCPFCAVPLEGTPGYVKLIFQDNVD